One window of Nicotiana tomentosiformis chromosome 11, ASM39032v3, whole genome shotgun sequence genomic DNA carries:
- the LOC138901913 gene encoding uncharacterized protein — MLQAQQAVISQLQNQSRTPSRIEPNPSQEVTRRDVPVAKRSNENESGTNPEIIKMLEELIKLVESGKKKIEANEKKVETYNFRVDQIPGAPRILKGLDSKKFVQKPFPPSATPKPIPKKFRMPEISKYNGITDPNEHVTSYTCTIKGNDLEDDEIESVFLKKIRETLSKGEMIWYHNLPPNSIDSFAMLVDSFVKAHVGAIMVETRKSELFKVKQRYNEMLTEFVSRFQMERMDLPPLADDWSIQAFTQELNVRSSLASQQLKHNLVEYPAVTWADVHNQYQSKIRVEDD; from the coding sequence atgttgcaggctcaacaagcggtgatatctcagttacagaaccaaagccgcACACCGAGTAGAATTGAACCCAATCCGTCCCaggaagtcacccgcagggatgTACCGGTCGCAAAGAGgtcgaatgaaaatgaatcagggactaaccccgagatcataaagatgcttgaaGAACTGATCAAACTGGTAGAATCAGGGAAGAAGAAAATTGAAGCTAATGAAAAAAAGGTAGAAACCTACAATTTCAGAGTCGACCAAATTCCAGGAGCACCGcggatattgaaaggcctggattccaagaagttcgtgcaaaagccttttcctccgagcgcgactCCAAAGCCAATCCctaagaaattccgcatgcccgagatttctaagtacaacggaataactgatccaaacgagcatgtaacctcctacacatgtaccatcaaagggaacgacttggaggatgatgagatcgagtctgtctttTTGAAGAAGATcagagagaccttgtcaaaaggagaaatgatatggtaccacaacttacctcctaattctattgattcatttgctatgcttgtagattcttttgtgaaagcacacgTCGGGGCTATCatggtcgagaccaggaagtcggaacTTTTCAAAGTAAAGCAGAGGTATAATGAGATGCTCacagagttcgtgtcccgatttcaaatggaacgaatggacctaccACCTCTCGCTGATGATTGGTCcattcaggctttcacccaagaACTCAACGTTCGGAGCTCATtagcttcacagcagttgaaacataacttggtagaatatccggctgtcacttgggccgacgtccataaccaatatcaatcgaaaatcagggttGAAGATGACTAA
- the LOC138901914 gene encoding uncharacterized protein, producing MVVDDLELENPTTITDNSHISSDDEFEEGVTVDATHPLYLAPADTSGISLISFQLTGMDNFSLWYRSMRIALLGQNKLRIVDGKWKKERFREKYWYPWERCNAIVLSWLMNAVAPNLISGIAYVTNAHADEAEALVPSPGCDCVKSRDFIVYLHKQKLYQFFMGLNDSYSHARNQILMMKPVPSVNQAYAMLVSDESQRNVAATSGILGPRPNVHAGHYESTTFYGSKPTGGQKFRKYYNIQCEFCKLKEHSKENCYKIISYPPDFKYKMKGGAPTTARNTYNVFSETNNVIKNSTTQMCVTTGCILEASHMHTIEGNTAGNAAISSASTYQ from the exons ATGGTGGTAGATGATTTAGAGTTAGAAAATCCAACTACTATAACTGATAATTCTCATATCTCATCTGATGATGAATTTGAAGAAGGAGTTACAGTCGATGCTACTCATCCTCTGTATCTCGCTCCTGCAGATACCAGTGGGATTTCTCTCATCTCTTTTCAACTCACCGGTATGGACAACTTTTCGCTGTGGTATCGATCTATGAGAATTGCTTTGCTCGGTCAGAACAAGCTCAGAATTGTGGATGGCAAATGGAAAAAGGAACGATTTCGTGAAAAGTATTGGTACCCCTGGGAAAGGTGCAATGCAATTGTGCTTTCATGGTTAATGAATGCAGTTGCTCCAAACCTAATCAGTGGAATTGCCTATGTCACCAATGCACATGCA GATGAAGCTGAGGCACTAGTGCCTAGTCCTGGTTGTGATTGTGTTAAGTCTAGGGATTTCATTGTGTATTTGCACAAACAAAAACTTTATCAATTTTTTATGGGCTTGAATGATTCCTATTCACACGCACGCAACCAAATACTTATGATGAAGCCAGTACCCTCTGTAAATCAAGCTTATGCTATGCTAGTTAGTGATGAAAGTCAAAGAAATGTAGCAGCCACATCTGGCATTCTAGGTCCTCGACCTAATGTACATGCTGGTCACTATGAATCTACAACATTTTATGGTTCTAAACCAACTGGAGGTCAGAAATTCAGAAAATATTATAACATACAGTGTGAGTTTTGCAAGCTTAAGGAACATAGCAAAGAGAATTGCTATAAGATCATTAGCTATCCACCTGACTTCAAATACAAAATGAAAGGGGGAGCACCTACCACTGCCAGAAATACTTACAATGTGTTTTCTGAGACTAACAATGTTATAAAGAATTCCACAACCCAAATGTGTGTGACTACAGGCTGTATTCTAGAAGCATCTCACATGCACACTATAGAGGGCAATACTGCAGGTAATGCTGCAATTTCATCTGCATCAACGTATCAGTAA